From Thermoflavifilum aggregans, a single genomic window includes:
- a CDS encoding TolC family protein, with the protein MKKILKFCVLLLVLKPAILFGQENAQQQGRSDVIYGIYIPQDDPVAKQLVLLALENADARSAELQVEAANEQLKLAKTDWWNNVALSGNINEYSISPPKNLTNIYYPRYNFGGTIPLGIFTTHAHKVRQARKELEIAQMAKLSKFEEIKTNVLSRYQDYLMYKQQLSIETSVVENLYNTYLQAEQKFRNGQISVDEYNKALQSYNEELSKKITMQRNLNVSKLEIERLIGVPLENVLRAVNK; encoded by the coding sequence ATGAAAAAGATTTTAAAATTCTGTGTTCTCCTTCTTGTATTGAAGCCTGCTATATTGTTTGGACAGGAAAATGCTCAGCAACAAGGGCGTAGCGATGTAATTTATGGTATATATATTCCTCAGGACGATCCTGTGGCAAAGCAGCTGGTACTTCTTGCACTCGAAAATGCAGATGCCAGATCAGCCGAACTCCAGGTGGAAGCTGCCAATGAGCAACTCAAGCTTGCCAAAACTGATTGGTGGAATAATGTGGCTTTATCAGGAAACATAAATGAATATTCAATTAGTCCACCCAAAAATTTAACCAATATTTACTATCCCAGATACAACTTTGGGGGTACCATTCCATTAGGAATATTTACCACGCATGCACATAAGGTAAGGCAGGCACGAAAAGAACTGGAAATTGCACAAATGGCCAAGCTGAGTAAATTTGAGGAGATCAAAACCAATGTACTGAGCAGATACCAGGATTATCTGATGTATAAGCAACAACTGAGCATAGAAACTTCTGTGGTGGAAAACCTGTACAACACCTATCTGCAGGCTGAACAAAAATTCAGAAACGGACAAATAAGTGTGGATGAGTATAACAAAGCCCTGCAGTCCTATAATGAAGAACTCAGTAAAAAAATTACTATGCAAAGGAACCTTAATGTATCGAAACTGGAGATCGAAAGGTTGATCGGGGTACCCTTAGAGAATGTATTAAGAGCAGTAAATAAATAA
- a CDS encoding O-antigen ligase family protein translates to MQAGGILSFTIVSLIVLFTSIAYPAIAYYLCIIYGFLIYFLIRLLNVSIPVSIGGELFTGAIFLGIVLRKIIHHERLWHHIHNILTYTYVIILIYFGLEAFNPNAYPPVGWMKIYPVTMMGFLFYLISLYLFKTEREIYFFIKFWIALALLVALYGCYQQWMGLPPWEYRQLMKNPHTFGIFFQGGFIRKYSTLSDPAAFGVFLSGSIVFCIGLLLMKLPVKKSALLIVAIIFMLLGMSYSGTRTATAIIPFGIIFLGLLTIQNKKTLLVVGGTLLIGSMLVLSPLQNGVLNRVRSAFHPSQDPSMVVRDLNRKSKQSYMHHHPIGGGMKTTGFDALELYPHHPLAGFPPDSVFVQNALEIGWIGFMIQLITYFIILKFAIHEYYHQKSPKQKFIFAGFAAALFTWFLSDYSQGAVSNFSISFIYNGILAAMVKLKYIQSEKNYT, encoded by the coding sequence ATGCAGGCAGGGGGAATATTATCTTTTACAATTGTTTCTCTTATAGTTCTGTTTACCAGCATAGCCTATCCAGCAATTGCTTATTATTTATGTATAATATATGGATTTCTAATCTATTTTCTCATCAGGCTTCTAAATGTGAGTATACCAGTTAGTATAGGAGGAGAATTATTTACCGGGGCCATATTCCTAGGAATCGTTTTAAGGAAAATTATTCACCATGAACGTTTATGGCATCATATCCATAACATTTTAACCTATACTTATGTAATTATTTTAATTTATTTTGGTTTGGAGGCATTTAACCCTAATGCCTATCCGCCAGTCGGATGGATGAAGATATACCCTGTCACAATGATGGGATTCTTATTTTATCTGATTTCATTATACCTGTTTAAAACTGAAAGAGAAATTTATTTTTTCATCAAATTCTGGATTGCATTGGCTCTGCTGGTTGCGTTATATGGCTGTTACCAACAATGGATGGGACTGCCACCATGGGAATACAGGCAATTAATGAAAAATCCACATACATTCGGAATATTTTTTCAGGGCGGATTTATCAGAAAATATTCTACTTTATCTGATCCGGCAGCATTTGGAGTATTTCTATCCGGAAGCATCGTTTTTTGCATCGGCCTTCTATTAATGAAACTCCCTGTAAAGAAATCCGCTTTACTCATTGTTGCAATTATCTTCATGCTGTTGGGCATGTCCTACTCAGGGACCCGTACAGCAACAGCCATCATACCATTTGGAATAATTTTTCTTGGTTTACTTACAATTCAAAACAAAAAAACACTTCTCGTTGTGGGGGGAACATTGCTCATTGGAAGTATGCTGGTGCTATCACCCCTCCAAAATGGAGTACTTAACCGGGTAAGAAGTGCATTCCATCCCAGCCAGGATCCTTCCATGGTCGTAAGGGATCTAAATAGAAAATCAAAGCAATCCTATATGCATCATCATCCCATAGGAGGAGGAATGAAGACAACCGGATTTGATGCACTGGAATTATACCCACATCATCCTCTTGCGGGATTTCCCCCCGATAGCGTATTTGTTCAGAACGCTCTTGAAATCGGATGGATAGGTTTTATGATTCAGCTTATAACATACTTTATTATACTAAAATTTGCCATACATGAATATTATCATCAGAAATCACCAAAACAGAAATTTATTTTCGCCGGATTTGCAGCTGCTCTTTTTACGTGGTTTTTGTCAGATTATTCACAGGGGGCCGTCAGCAATTTCAGCATAAGTTTTATATATAATGGAATTCTTGCAGCTATGGTAAAGTTAAAGTATATTCAGTCAGAAAAAAATTACACATGA